In Lycium ferocissimum isolate CSIRO_LF1 chromosome 11, AGI_CSIRO_Lferr_CH_V1, whole genome shotgun sequence, a single genomic region encodes these proteins:
- the LOC132038016 gene encoding uncharacterized protein LOC132038016: MHLDFALEVELYDVWGINFMGPFVSSCGMQYILVVIDYVSKWIEAVALPNNEAKSVAGFLKKSIITRFVTLREIISDGGSYFCNKAFGGLLKKYGVKHRVATAYHPQTSGQWKTTFKTPIGTSPYLFVFGKACHFPVDLKHKAMWVLKKLNLGWEEATKLQLFQLNEMDEFWYQGYESAYLYKKKMKHYHDKNILKRDFQPNDEVLLFNSRLNLFPSKLRSK; encoded by the exons ATGCATCTGGACTTTGCGCTAGAGGTGGAACTGTATGATGTGTGGGGAATCAACTTCATGGGTCCCTTTGTGAGCTCGTGTGGAATGCAGTATATCTTGGTAGTCATTGATTACGTCTCCAAATGGATAGAAGCAGTGGCTTTACCCAACAATGAGGCGAAGAGTGTCGCGGGTTTTCTGAAGAAGAGTATTATCACTCGTTTTGTCACCCTGAGGGAAATTATTAGTGATGGTGGTTCTTATTTTTGCAACAAGGCCTTTGGGGGACTGCTAAAGAAATATGGTGTCAAACATAGAGTGGCTACCGCGTATCACCCTCAAACAAGTGGCCAGTGGAA AACGACATTTAAAACTCCCATTGGAACTTCACCTTACCTGTTTGTTTTTGGTAAGGCGTGCCATTTTCCAGTCGACCTTAAACACAAGGCCATGTGGGTATTGAAGAAGCTGAATCTGGGTTGGGAGGAGGCAACCAAGCTTCAGTTATTTCAactcaatgagatggatgaatttTGGTACCAAGGATATGAGAGTGCATACTTGtacaagaagaagatgaagcatTATCATGATAAAAATATCCTAAAGCGGGATTTCCAACCCAATGATGAGGTCTTGCTATTTAATTCAAGGTTAAATCTTTTCCCGAGCAAACTGAGATCCAAATAG